The Salvia miltiorrhiza cultivar Shanhuang (shh) chromosome 1, IMPLAD_Smil_shh, whole genome shotgun sequence genome has a window encoding:
- the LOC131025692 gene encoding amine oxidase [copper-containing] gamma 2-like: MEARSLLRRSFFVFSAVLLILFSLSILPSPPSHKAALLDCAIHSSLCNFKNRIHSKRPGFLQTPTNPTRRRHSASVPHHPLDPLTLTEINRVKEIVQKHDFFRNKAYALHSVVLEEPEKQTVLRWRKGDPLPPRKAAVVARAGGESLVLTVELGSGEVVRHEISGQPSGYPTMTVEDMTSATWAPLASADFNRTVVARGVDLADLACLPLSTGWFGKSEENRRLVKVQCYSTKDTANFYMRPIEGLTVVVDLDSHEVLEITDKGKNIPIPNAGNTDYRFAAQNSYQRLVNPISLEQPKGPSFTVEDDHLVKWANWEFHLKPDPRAGVIISRAMMRDPMTGEMRNVMYKGLTSELFVPYMDPTDAWYFKTYMDAGEYGFGLQAMPLDPLNDCPRNAYYMDGVFAAADGTPYVRSSMVCVFESYAGDIAWRHAESPITGMEIREARPKVTLVVRMAASVANYDYIVDWEFQTDGLIRVKVGLSGILMVKGTTYSNTNQVNNEEDLYGTLLSENVIGVIHDHFITFYLDMDVDGANNSFVKVNLQREYASPAESPRMSYLKAVRKVAKTEKDAQVKIKLYDPSEFHVVNPTKKTRVGNPVGYKLVPGGTAANLLDPIDRPQQRGAFTNNQIWVTPYNASEQWAGGAFVSQSHGDDTLQVWSNRDRSIEKKDIVVWYTLGFHHIPCQEDFPIMPTVSSSFDLKPVNFFESNPILNIPPNFESDLPVCKADASA; the protein is encoded by the exons ATGGAAGCAAGAAGTCTCCTCCGCCGCAGCTTCTTCGTCTTCTCCGCCGTCCTACTCatactcttctctctctccatcctcccatcgccgccgtcccacAAGGCGGCGCTGCTAGATTGCGCAATCCACTCCTCCCTCTGCAACTTCAAGAACCGCATCCATTCCAAGAGACCCGGTTTCCTCCAAACACCCACAAACCCCACGCGCCGCCGCCACTCCGCCTCCGTCCCTCACCACCCCCTCGACCCCCTGACACTGACGGAGATCAACCGGGTCAAGGAAATAGTCCAGAAGCACGATTTCTTCAGAAACAAAGCCTACGCACTCCACTCCGTAGTTCTCGAGGAGCCGGAAAAGCAGACGGTGCTCCGGTGGAGGAAGGGGGACCCGCTTCCGCCGCGGAAGGCCGCCGTCGTAGCGCGTGCCGGCGGGGAGTCGCTCGTGCTGACGGTGGAGTTGGGCTCCGGCGAGGTGGTCCGCCACGAAATCTCGGGGCAGCCGTCGGGTTACCCAACCATGACGGTGGAGGACATGACGTCGGCGACGTGGGCCCCGCTGGCCAGCGCCGATTTCAATCGGACGGTGGTGGCGCGCGGCGTCGATTTGGCGGACCTTGCCTGCCTGCCTCTTTCGACGGGATGGTTCG GCAAGAGTGAGGAGAACAGACGGTTGGTAAAAGTTCAATGCTACTCCACCAAAGACACTGCAAATTTTTACATGAGGCCAATCGAAGGCCTAACCGTTGTAGTCGATTTAGACAGCCACGAAGTTTTAGAAATCACAGACAAGGGCAAAAACATACCCATACCAAATGCAGGCAACACGGATTATCGTTTCGCGGCTCAAAATTCGTACCAGAGGCTAGTGAATCCCATATCGCTGGAGCAACCGAAAGGGCCGAGCTTCACGGTGGAGGACGACCATTTGGTCAAGTGGGCAAACTGGGAATTTCACCTCAAGCCCGACCCGAGGGCCGGTGTCATCATCTCGCGGGCCATGATGCGCGACCCCATGACCGGCGAGATGAGGAATGTAATGTACAAAGGGCTCACGTCGGAGCTCTTTGTGCCGTATATGGACCCTACGGATGCTTGGTACTTCAAGACGTATATGGATGCAGGGGAGTACGGGTTCGGGCTGCAGGCGATGCCCCTCGACCCGCTCAACGATTGCCCGAGGAATGCCTATTATATGGACGGCGTGTTTGCCGCCGCTGATGGGACGCCCTACGTTAGGTCTAGCATGGTTTGTGTGTTCGAGAGCTATGCAGGGGACATAGCGTGGAGGCACGCCGAGAGCCCTATCACCGGAATGGAG ATTCGGGAGGCGAGGCCGAAGGTGACGCTGGTGGTGCGTATGGCGGCATCCGTCGCGAACTACGACTATATTGTGGATTGGGAGTTCCAAACGGATGGACTAATTAGAGTCAAG GTTGGCCTAAGTGGAATACTGATGGTGAAAGGCACTACTTATTCCAACACGAACCAAGTTAACAATGAAGAGGACCTATACGGCACGCTCTTGTCGGAGAACGTGATCGGCGTCATCCACGACCACTTCATCACCTTCTACCTCGACATGGACGTCGACGGCGCCAACAATTCCTTCGTCAAAGTCAATCTCCAACGCGAGTACGCCTCGCCAGCCGAGTCCCCCCGGATGAGCTACTTGAAGGCCGTCAGGAAGGTGGCCAAGACGGAGAAAGACGCTCAAGTCAAGATCAAACTCTACGATCCATCCGAGTTCCACGTCGTGAACCCTACCAAGAAGACGAGGGTGGGGAACCCCGTGGGGTACAAGCTCGTCCCCGGTGGCACCGCAGCTAATCTGCTCGATCCCATCGATCGCCCCCAGCAACGGGGCGCCTTCACCAACAACCAGATATGGGTCACGCCTTACAACGCCTCCGAGCAATGGGCCGGGGGCGCGTTCGTGTCCCAGAGCCACGGCGACGACACTCTACAAGTGTGGTCTAACAG GGACAGGAGCATAGAGAAGAAGGATATTGTGGTGTGGTACACATTAGGGTTCCATCATATTCCATGCCAAGAAGACTTCCCCATTATGCCCACCGTGTCGTCGAGCTTCGATCTTAAGCCCGTGAATTTCTTCGAAAGCAATCCCATTCTTAACATTCCTCCAAACTTTGAGAGTGATCTTCCTGTTTGTAAAGCTGATGCATCAGCTTAA